The following proteins are co-located in the Kiritimatiellia bacterium genome:
- a CDS encoding response regulator transcription factor, translating into MRVAKTRIIIVDDHPVVREGFARFIETQEDLAICAVAESCSDALERIKTCQPHLVIVDLSLKDGDGLDLLGDITRHFPEVASLVVSVRDEMLYAVRAMRLGARGYVSKGENREKVLEAIRQVMNGGYYFSPAVQRQLFGLSGATVPKGAREVHDPLKALTDRELQILRFIGMGYSTRRIAECLHLSVKTVDTHRLHIKAKLNTPTMSELVRLAVHWTSREGAVK; encoded by the coding sequence ATGAGAGTCGCCAAGACGCGCATCATAATCGTGGATGACCACCCGGTAGTCCGAGAAGGATTTGCTCGATTTATTGAAACCCAGGAGGATCTGGCTATTTGCGCCGTGGCGGAGTCCTGCTCGGACGCCTTGGAGCGAATCAAAACGTGCCAACCCCATTTGGTCATCGTGGACTTGAGCCTCAAGGACGGTGATGGGCTGGACCTTCTAGGCGATATTACACGTCATTTCCCAGAAGTGGCCAGCCTGGTGGTTTCCGTCCGGGATGAAATGCTGTATGCCGTGCGCGCGATGCGCCTGGGCGCACGAGGATACGTGAGCAAAGGGGAGAACAGGGAAAAGGTGCTGGAGGCTATCCGGCAGGTGATGAACGGGGGTTACTACTTCAGTCCAGCCGTCCAGCGGCAGTTGTTCGGACTGTCGGGCGCGACAGTGCCGAAGGGCGCCCGGGAGGTCCACGATCCTCTGAAGGCCCTGACGGATCGGGAACTCCAGATTCTGCGGTTCATCGGAATGGGTTACTCCACGCGCCGGATTGCGGAATGCCTGCATCTTTCCGTCAAAACCGTGGACACGCATCGGCTGCACATCAAGGCCAAGTTGAACACCCCCACGATGTCCGAATTGGTGCGCTTGGCTGTCCACTGGACCAGCCGCGAGGGGGCCGTGAAGTGA
- a CDS encoding PEP-CTERM sorting domain-containing protein (PEP-CTERM proteins occur, often in large numbers, in the proteomes of bacteria that also encode an exosortase, a predicted intramembrane cysteine proteinase. The presence of a PEP-CTERM domain at a protein's C-terminus predicts cleavage within the sorting domain, followed by covalent anchoring to some some component of the (usually Gram-negative) cell surface. Many PEP-CTERM proteins exhibit an unusual sequence composition that includes large numbers of potential glycosylation sites. Expression of one such protein has been shown restore the ability of a bacterium to form floc, a type of biofilm.) encodes MDNQTKLCLFSFMLAAVSGLSPRPVHGAAVYTEDWDADAAGWSGRDGVATVSYAGGFGNPAGSMSVTFAAQGVPAPEVDALRATAASSGGAFTGDYLTDLGGFYGWTFSFYAATYLPSELQIRFAGSSGPTFLYNAWPQVGGVGGWYTINVPGTYAGNWFGGSEAAWNSALGNVSFVDIQIARSATGEEETYSVDNFQARDGGGGDPGGGGSAIPEPTTGVLMLAALAGRGLMRRRRAGARSAPAPVKARMREEWAAAN; translated from the coding sequence ATGGATAACCAAACTAAATTGTGCCTGTTTAGCTTCATGCTGGCCGCCGTCTCGGGCTTGAGCCCGCGCCCCGTCCATGGCGCGGCGGTCTACACGGAGGACTGGGACGCGGATGCGGCCGGCTGGTCGGGCCGCGACGGCGTGGCGACGGTGTCGTATGCCGGCGGCTTCGGGAATCCCGCCGGCTCGATGTCGGTCACGTTCGCCGCGCAGGGCGTCCCCGCGCCGGAGGTGGACGCCTTGCGCGCCACGGCGGCCTCGTCGGGCGGCGCGTTCACGGGGGATTACCTCACGGACCTCGGCGGGTTCTACGGCTGGACGTTCAGTTTCTATGCCGCGACCTATCTGCCCTCGGAGTTGCAGATCCGGTTCGCCGGCAGCTCCGGGCCGACGTTCCTCTACAACGCCTGGCCACAGGTGGGCGGCGTCGGCGGCTGGTACACGATTAACGTGCCGGGCACCTATGCCGGGAATTGGTTCGGCGGCTCGGAGGCGGCCTGGAACAGCGCGCTCGGTAACGTCTCGTTCGTGGACATCCAGATTGCCCGTTCGGCGACCGGGGAGGAGGAGACGTACTCCGTGGACAACTTCCAGGCGCGCGACGGCGGCGGGGGAGACCCCGGCGGCGGGGGCAGCGCGATTCCGGAGCCGACGACCGGCGTGCTCATGCTCGCCGCCCTGGCCGGGCGGGGGTTGATGCGGAGAAGGCGAGCGGGGGCGCGTTCAGCCCCCGCGCCCGTGAAGGCGCGTATGCGGGAAGAATGGGCCGCCGCGAATTGA
- a CDS encoding type II toxin-antitoxin system HicA family toxin produces MPVLPHISGEETAKAFQRDGWILVRQRGSHMIMVKDGHIASLSIPHHKEVARGTLRALIRNAGLTVHDFLQLL; encoded by the coding sequence ATGCCTGTTCTGCCCCATATCAGCGGCGAGGAGACGGCCAAAGCCTTCCAACGCGACGGATGGATTTTGGTTCGCCAACGGGGCAGCCACATGATCATGGTCAAAGACGGCCATATCGCCTCCTTGTCCATTCCCCATCACAAGGAAGTGGCCAGGGGAACGTTGCGCGCGCTCATCCGAAATGCCGGCTTGACCGTTCACGACTTCTTACAGCTCCTCTGA
- a CDS encoding choice-of-anchor D domain-containing protein has product MMRNSTRRNMGFRGWWLMALAAVGLAWTPEARAQTTLLLRAEGSFGSTTITDSTGRHSPVRVGDAQIVSLNSLSGASQARFSTGNYLTVAPTNDLAFGTNDFTIEFILNLTNDYAGSSDDWVVPLAVYESTAKRWIVGLNASGGPGAALNTLRLSGAGIAINCEIAFNPNPNTNYHIAIQRRAGAVSFFVNGTTQTLTSASGQTADFNMTINNVVIGSGYYNGVSAQYVRGLMSRFRISKGIGRYASSFDPAAIDYTPDEYTRLLLNFDGSVADSSGTGKTITNTGVLLGTAMPSGVAGSGALRLDGAGDGVTAADSPDWDFGTGDFTVHAWAKVLAYPSIGDRAFLVEHHQGSQGQDAGAWYWALWNVSGTNSLAFAGGAWPWPTKTVGITLPSNTWTHLAVVRSAGYLSFYKDGQLQGSPTTFTENLTNSYTHVLTVGASYNDGGLNYSFFNGYLDNVTVVKGQALWTTNFVPPGDPEIAVSGNGLNIADGDTTPSVTDHTDFGSVDVSGGAPVTRTFTVTNSGLSELTLGSVVTSGTHKTDFVVTSQPAPSLAAGGSTTFQVRFAPGGGGLRSATLSLSSNDGDENPFDFAVQGRGAVPEIAVSGNGVSIADGDTTPSGSDWTDFGTISADTGTLTRTFTITNSGDAALSVGTVSVTGAFSVASQPAASVAAGGSTSFEIAFTPRANGAHGATVSFTNGDSDESPFNFAVQGVGLRALDNCVLFMAGDGTFGSTTIPDLTGRHTLTANGNAQIVTYNTEYECSQAYFNGSSAYLSVPDSDDWNFGTNNFTIEFVMNMTQAPGANVAYTMCSQYESLGNQRASQFSYRDVSGTKRLVFFYSTDGNSGGSVKSVYSDTVISSGTNHHIAIVREGSTARLYVDGVAVPVTGGFGSDTIFNSSSTYEIGRVTPSAPVQYFPGYIARFRLSKGVARYSTDFDPHVVSFVADSYTKLLLHFDGNVNDSSGTGKTVTNNGVVPGTALPAGMAGGGALYLDGSGDYLTIPDSDDFFFGTNDWTLDLWWKPTRLGAWQWFLKQLSPDRTGTCSFYMKSDNRMAMVFQQNEITYGNYFTTAAAPLTTGAWHHIAFARSGTNGYLFVDGQVVPTTASIPFGSSSLPNINNMISLGAANNPVEEFLYGYLKNYRIVKGQALWTANFAPPDVPDIDVRGNGVWIADGDTTPSETDHTDFGYVPLSGGTPVTRTFTVTNGGYGTLTLGTVTTSGTHAADFVVVAQPASSVSEGGTTTFQVQFTPGAAGNRTATLSLSNNDNSENPYDFTVQGQGAVPEIAVLGNGVSIADGDTTPSGSDWTDFGTISADTGTLTRTFTITNSGDAALSVGTVSVTGAFSVASQPAASVAAGGSTTFQIAFTPRANGTHGAAVSFTNGDSDESPFNFAVQGVGLQALENCVLFVAGDGTFGSTTIPDLTGRHTMTAAGNAQIAALDPASGLTIADFNGTSSYLALGDNADWAFGTNDFTIEAEVFVDVLSEASGGKVPSIFIQSPDINNRTRLLINWSGTRWGLHFDCASGGSTLVNLFGTTSVGGVLSNSWHTLAVSRRGTNTQIFIDGVVDGQATGSYSVPDFAATPWIGRMVSGVSYWFDGKIRRYRISKGIGRYMGNYDAAAVDWSADGYTKFLLNTDGLISDASGTGKAVTNAGVVAGTALPEGLGGNGAVFFDGSGDYLFTPDSADWAFGGGDFTWSMWVKWTSRANYPGSWGQRNGSTYMMWQAAISTGSLWRFSAFNAGSPVASYDMAWTPETNTWYHLALVRSSSRVSMFVNGVARPLTTNTSIGSSSLPDVSANFEIGGENGAWNFFPGYIRNFAVVKGRALWTNDFAPPGVPDLDVYGNDVKIADGDATPSLADHTDFGPVAMVGGTPVTRTFTITNGGYGTLTLGTVTTSGAHAADFMVVSQPASSVAAGEWTTFQVRFTPSASGNRTAALSLSNNDNDENPYNFSIQGQGAVPEIAVLGNGVSIADGDTAPTNTDHTDFGIVSADTGTLVRTFTITNSGDAALSVGTVSVTGSFSVASQPAASVAAGGTTTFQITFTPRANGTHGATVSFTNGDGDESPFDFAVQGVGLQALDHCVLFVAGDGESGSTNIPDLTGRHTLTANGNTKIIASGVFGSAAYFNGTSSYLAMPDSEDWNFGSGDFTVDFWAKGTPSYVVQLGDVGGSPLISYGAAGSLYLSTDGVNWDIASDVSMGGTSVEWAHYAVARSGNNFYTFKNGVLISSFSSSSTIWRPNGEIRIGRAGSGYHNGWIDELRISKGIARWTSNFTPPTSAHTTDAYTKLLLHFDGNVNDSSGTGKTVTNNGVVPGTALPEGLSGNGAVYVDGNGDYLTTPDSADWALGSGDFTFQWWYKPATPSGTHGGFFNQYAANNGFGMYHLNFNKIRFYSDPGGVTVALYERSWTPVLNQWYHMALVRQGTNLLLFIDGTRQTWTSIGTALSPGATLPDNSSAFEIGCARDSGGRYYAAGYLKNFMVAKGRALWTSDFAPPDAPDIDMYGNGVKIADGDATPSLADHTDFGPVAMVGGTPVTRTFTVTNSGYGTLTLGTVTTSGTHAADFVVTSQPASSLAAGATTTFQVQFTPSA; this is encoded by the coding sequence ATGATGCGTAACTCAACACGCCGGAACATGGGATTTCGCGGCTGGTGGCTGATGGCCCTCGCGGCCGTCGGACTGGCCTGGACGCCGGAAGCCCGGGCGCAGACGACGCTCCTTCTCCGGGCCGAAGGCAGTTTTGGCTCGACGACCATCACGGACTCCACGGGGCGCCATTCTCCCGTGCGGGTTGGAGACGCGCAGATCGTGTCGTTGAACTCGCTGTCCGGCGCCAGCCAGGCCCGGTTCAGCACCGGCAACTACCTGACCGTCGCGCCGACCAACGATCTCGCCTTCGGCACCAACGACTTCACCATCGAGTTCATACTGAACCTGACGAACGACTATGCCGGCAGCAGCGACGACTGGGTGGTTCCTCTTGCGGTGTATGAATCCACGGCCAAGCGATGGATCGTGGGTCTCAACGCGTCGGGCGGCCCGGGTGCGGCACTGAATACGCTGCGGTTGAGCGGGGCGGGGATCGCGATCAATTGCGAGATCGCCTTCAATCCCAATCCGAACACCAATTATCACATCGCCATCCAGCGCCGCGCGGGGGCGGTCAGTTTCTTCGTCAATGGAACGACCCAGACCCTGACCTCGGCGTCCGGGCAAACGGCCGATTTCAACATGACGATAAACAACGTGGTCATAGGCAGCGGCTACTATAACGGCGTTTCGGCGCAGTATGTTCGTGGCCTCATGAGCCGGTTCCGGATTTCCAAGGGCATCGGGCGATATGCGTCCAGTTTCGATCCCGCCGCCATCGACTATACGCCGGACGAATACACGCGCCTCCTGCTGAACTTCGACGGTTCGGTAGCCGACAGCAGCGGCACCGGCAAGACGATCACCAACACCGGCGTCCTGCTGGGCACGGCCATGCCCTCGGGCGTCGCCGGTTCGGGCGCGCTACGCCTGGACGGCGCCGGGGACGGGGTCACCGCGGCCGACAGCCCCGACTGGGATTTCGGCACGGGGGATTTCACCGTGCATGCCTGGGCAAAAGTGCTGGCCTACCCGTCCATCGGCGACCGCGCCTTTCTCGTCGAGCACCACCAGGGAAGCCAGGGCCAGGATGCGGGCGCCTGGTACTGGGCGCTGTGGAACGTTAGTGGAACGAACAGCCTGGCCTTTGCCGGTGGAGCCTGGCCGTGGCCCACCAAAACGGTCGGCATCACGCTTCCGTCGAATACCTGGACCCATCTGGCCGTGGTGCGCAGCGCGGGCTATCTTTCCTTCTATAAGGACGGGCAACTGCAGGGCTCGCCCACGACGTTCACGGAGAATCTGACCAACAGCTATACGCACGTGCTGACCGTCGGGGCGTCGTACAACGACGGCGGCCTAAACTACAGTTTCTTCAACGGCTACCTGGACAACGTGACCGTCGTGAAGGGACAGGCGCTCTGGACGACGAACTTCGTGCCGCCCGGCGATCCCGAGATCGCCGTATCCGGCAACGGGCTGAACATCGCGGATGGCGACACGACGCCGAGCGTGACCGACCACACGGACTTTGGGTCCGTCGATGTGTCCGGAGGCGCGCCGGTGACGCGCACGTTTACCGTCACCAACAGCGGCCTGTCGGAACTGACACTCGGGAGCGTGGTAACCAGCGGCACGCATAAAACGGACTTCGTCGTCACGAGCCAGCCCGCGCCGTCGCTGGCGGCGGGCGGCAGCACCACGTTCCAGGTGCGGTTCGCGCCGGGCGGGGGCGGCCTGCGCTCGGCGACATTGAGCCTGTCGAGCAACGACGGGGACGAGAATCCCTTCGACTTCGCCGTACAGGGCCGCGGGGCCGTGCCCGAAATCGCGGTCAGCGGCAACGGGGTCAGCATCGCGGACGGGGACACCACCCCGAGCGGTTCGGACTGGACGGACTTTGGGACGATCTCGGCCGATACCGGCACTTTGACCCGGACGTTCACGATCACGAACTCGGGCGACGCGGCGTTGAGCGTGGGGACGGTGTCCGTGACGGGCGCGTTCAGCGTGGCCAGCCAGCCGGCGGCGAGCGTGGCGGCGGGCGGGAGCACATCGTTCGAGATCGCCTTTACGCCGCGGGCCAATGGGGCGCACGGCGCGACGGTGAGTTTCACGAACGGTGACTCCGACGAGAGCCCGTTCAACTTCGCTGTGCAGGGCGTGGGTCTGCGGGCGCTGGACAACTGCGTGCTGTTCATGGCGGGCGACGGGACGTTCGGCTCGACGACGATCCCGGACCTGACCGGTCGGCATACGCTGACGGCGAATGGGAATGCGCAGATAGTAACCTACAACACCGAATATGAATGTTCGCAGGCCTATTTCAATGGCTCGTCGGCCTACCTGTCTGTTCCGGATAGCGACGACTGGAACTTTGGAACGAACAACTTCACGATCGAGTTCGTCATGAATATGACGCAGGCGCCCGGGGCGAATGTCGCCTACACCATGTGCTCGCAGTACGAATCCTTGGGCAACCAGCGCGCCTCGCAGTTCAGCTACCGGGACGTCAGCGGCACCAAAAGGCTGGTCTTTTTCTACAGCACGGACGGCAACTCGGGAGGCTCCGTGAAGTCGGTCTATTCCGACACGGTGATTTCCAGCGGCACGAATCATCACATCGCCATTGTGCGGGAGGGTTCAACGGCGCGGCTGTATGTGGACGGCGTGGCCGTGCCGGTGACCGGCGGTTTCGGCTCCGACACCATCTTCAATTCGTCCAGCACGTACGAGATCGGGCGGGTGACGCCGTCGGCGCCGGTGCAGTATTTCCCGGGATACATCGCTAGGTTCCGTCTTTCCAAGGGCGTCGCGCGCTACTCGACGGACTTCGATCCGCACGTCGTCAGCTTCGTCGCCGACTCGTACACGAAGCTGCTGCTCCATTTCGACGGCAACGTCAACGACAGCAGCGGCACGGGCAAGACGGTGACGAACAACGGGGTGGTGCCGGGTACCGCGTTGCCGGCGGGTATGGCAGGTGGCGGGGCCCTGTATCTCGATGGCAGCGGGGATTATCTCACGATACCCGACAGTGATGACTTCTTTTTCGGCACCAATGACTGGACGCTGGACCTGTGGTGGAAACCCACGCGGTTGGGCGCGTGGCAGTGGTTCCTAAAGCAGCTTTCGCCAGACCGCACCGGCACATGCTCCTTTTATATGAAATCCGACAATCGCATGGCCATGGTTTTCCAGCAGAATGAAATCACGTACGGCAACTATTTCACCACCGCCGCGGCTCCGTTGACCACAGGGGCGTGGCATCATATCGCGTTTGCCCGCAGCGGAACCAATGGATATCTCTTTGTGGATGGCCAGGTTGTGCCGACGACCGCATCCATACCGTTCGGGAGCAGTTCGCTTCCGAATATCAATAATATGATCAGCCTGGGAGCCGCTAACAACCCCGTGGAGGAGTTTCTGTATGGTTACCTGAAGAACTACCGAATCGTCAAGGGCCAGGCCCTTTGGACGGCCAACTTCGCGCCACCGGATGTGCCGGACATAGACGTGCGTGGCAACGGAGTGTGGATCGCGGATGGCGATACCACACCGAGCGAGACAGATCATACGGACTTCGGCTATGTACCGCTGTCCGGCGGGACGCCGGTGACCCGGACGTTCACGGTCACTAACGGCGGATACGGCACACTGACGCTGGGGACGGTGACGACGAGCGGGACGCACGCGGCGGACTTCGTGGTGGTGGCGCAGCCAGCGTCGTCCGTGTCGGAGGGCGGGACGACGACCTTCCAGGTGCAGTTCACGCCGGGGGCGGCGGGCAACCGTACGGCGACGTTGAGCCTGTCGAACAACGACAACAGCGAGAATCCGTATGATTTCACCGTGCAGGGACAGGGCGCAGTTCCAGAGATCGCGGTTCTCGGCAACGGGGTCAGCATCGCGGACGGGGACACCACCCCGAGCGGTTCGGACTGGACGGACTTTGGGACGATCTCGGCCGATACCGGCACTTTGACCCGGACGTTCACGATCACGAACTCGGGCGACGCGGCGTTGAGCGTGGGGACGGTGTCCGTGACGGGCGCGTTCAGCGTGGCCAGCCAGCCGGCGGCCTCCGTGGCGGCGGGCGGGAGCACCACATTCCAAATCGCGTTCACGCCGCGGGCGAACGGGACACACGGCGCGGCGGTGAGTTTCACGAACGGAGACTCCGACGAAAGCCCGTTCAACTTCGCCGTGCAGGGCGTGGGCTTGCAGGCTCTGGAGAACTGCGTGCTCTTTGTCGCGGGCGACGGGACGTTCGGCTCGACGACGATCCCGGACCTGACCGGCCGGCACACGATGACCGCCGCCGGCAACGCGCAGATCGCGGCGCTTGATCCGGCCAGCGGCCTCACGATCGCGGACTTCAATGGAACCTCTTCCTACCTGGCCCTGGGCGACAATGCGGACTGGGCATTCGGCACGAACGATTTTACGATCGAGGCCGAGGTCTTCGTCGACGTCCTTAGCGAGGCCTCTGGCGGCAAGGTCCCCAGCATCTTTATTCAGAGTCCGGATATCAATAACCGCACCCGGCTGCTGATCAATTGGAGCGGTACGCGCTGGGGGCTGCACTTTGATTGTGCCAGCGGAGGCTCGACGCTGGTCAACCTGTTCGGCACCACATCGGTGGGCGGAGTCTTGAGTAACAGCTGGCATACCCTGGCGGTATCCCGGCGCGGCACCAACACGCAGATCTTCATCGATGGCGTGGTGGACGGCCAGGCCACGGGCTCCTATAGCGTTCCGGATTTCGCGGCGACGCCCTGGATTGGAAGGATGGTATCGGGCGTCTCCTACTGGTTCGACGGGAAGATTCGCCGTTACAGGATATCCAAAGGGATCGGCCGCTACATGGGGAACTACGATGCCGCCGCGGTGGATTGGTCGGCGGACGGCTACACCAAGTTCCTGCTGAACACGGACGGGCTCATCAGCGACGCCAGCGGCACGGGGAAAGCGGTGACCAACGCAGGCGTGGTCGCGGGCACGGCGCTGCCGGAGGGGCTCGGTGGAAACGGCGCGGTGTTCTTCGACGGCAGCGGCGACTATCTCTTCACACCGGACAGCGCGGATTGGGCTTTTGGCGGCGGGGATTTTACATGGTCCATGTGGGTAAAATGGACATCCCGAGCAAATTACCCGGGATCCTGGGGGCAGCGGAATGGTTCGACGTACATGATGTGGCAGGCGGCTATCAGCACAGGTTCATTATGGCGCTTTTCCGCTTTCAATGCCGGAAGTCCCGTGGCCTCGTATGACATGGCATGGACTCCAGAGACCAACACATGGTATCATCTGGCGCTTGTTCGCAGCAGCTCACGCGTCAGCATGTTTGTGAACGGCGTCGCCAGGCCGTTGACCACAAACACATCCATCGGGTCGTCATCTCTGCCGGATGTGTCGGCCAACTTCGAGATCGGCGGGGAAAACGGGGCGTGGAATTTCTTCCCGGGATACATCCGCAATTTTGCAGTTGTCAAGGGACGCGCGCTGTGGACGAACGATTTCGCCCCGCCGGGCGTGCCGGACCTCGATGTATACGGCAACGACGTGAAGATCGCCGATGGCGATGCCACGCCGAGTCTCGCCGATCACACCGACTTCGGGCCGGTGGCCATGGTCGGCGGGACGCCCGTGACGCGGACGTTTACGATCACCAACGGCGGGTATGGAACGCTTACGTTGGGGACGGTGACCACCAGCGGGGCGCATGCGGCGGACTTCATGGTGGTGTCGCAGCCTGCCTCGTCTGTGGCGGCGGGCGAGTGGACGACGTTCCAGGTGCGGTTCACGCCATCGGCGTCCGGGAACCGGACGGCGGCGTTGAGCCTGTCGAACAACGACAACGACGAAAACCCCTATAACTTCTCGATCCAAGGCCAGGGCGCGGTGCCGGAGATCGCGGTTCTTGGCAATGGGGTCAGCATCGCGGACGGCGACACGGCGCCGACCAATACAGACCATACCGATTTCGGAATCGTCTCGGCCGACACGGGGACGCTGGTCCGGACGTTCACGATCACGAACTCCGGCGACGCGGCGTTGAGCGTCGGAACGGTGTCCGTAACGGGTTCGTTCAGCGTGGCGAGCCAGCCGGCGGCCTCCGTGGCCGCGGGCGGGACGACGACGTTCCAGATTACATTCACGCCGCGGGCGAACGGGACGCACGGGGCGACGGTGAGCTTCACCAACGGGGACGGCGACGAGAGCCCGTTCGATTTCGCGGTTCAAGGTGTCGGGTTGCAAGCCCTGGACCACTGCGTGCTGTTCGTCGCGGGTGATGGGGAATCCGGATCAACAAATATCCCTGACCTGACGGGCCGCCACACGCTCACGGCGAACGGGAATACGAAGATTATAGCGAGTGGCGTGTTCGGAAGTGCTGCGTATTTTAACGGGACATCCTCGTATCTAGCCATGCCGGATTCGGAAGATTGGAATTTTGGAAGCGGTGATTTTACCGTCGATTTCTGGGCCAAAGGCACGCCCTCCTACGTGGTGCAACTCGGGGATGTGGGCGGCTCCCCCTTAATATCGTACGGAGCAGCAGGAAGTCTGTATCTCTCGACGGATGGCGTGAATTGGGACATTGCAAGCGATGTCTCCATGGGAGGGACATCCGTTGAATGGGCGCACTACGCGGTAGCGAGAAGCGGTAACAATTTCTACACATTCAAGAATGGGGTGTTGATATCGTCCTTTTCCAGTTCAAGTACGATATGGCGTCCGAACGGCGAAATCAGGATTGGTCGAGCGGGGAGTGGCTATCATAACGGCTGGATAGACGAGTTGCGGATATCCAAAGGCATTGCCCGCTGGACCTCGAACTTCACGCCGCCGACGTCGGCGCACACAACGGATGCCTACACGAAGCTTCTTCTTCACTTCGACGGTAACGTCAATGACAGCAGCGGCACGGGCAAGACGGTAACGAACAACGGGGTCGTGCCGGGCACGGCGCTGCCGGAGGGCCTATCCGGCAACGGGGCGGTGTACGTGGACGGCAACGGGGATTACCTGACCACACCGGACAGCGCCGACTGGGCGTTGGGTAGCGGTGATTTTACCTTCCAGTGGTGGTACAAGCCCGCGACGCCAAGCGGCACGCACGGGGGCTTCTTCAATCAGTATGCCGCCAATAACGGGTTCGGCATGTATCATCTGAACTTCAATAAGATCCGGTTCTACTCCGACCCCGGGGGCGTCACCGTCGCCCTGTATGAACGTTCATGGACTCCCGTGCTGAATCAATGGTATCATATGGCGCTTGTTCGGCAGGGGACCAATCTCCTCCTGTTCATCGATGGAACGAGGCAGACATGGACGAGTATCGGCACGGCCCTGTCGCCTGGCGCCACACTGCCGGATAACTCCTCCGCTTTTGAGATCGGTTGCGCAAGGGATTCCGGTGGCCGATACTATGCGGCCGGGTATTTGAAGAACTTCATGGTGGCCAAGGGGCGGGCGCTCTGGACATCCGACTTCGCCCCGCCGGACGCGCCGGATATTGATATGTACGGCAACGGCGTGAAGATCGCGGATGGCGATGCAACGCCCAGTCTGGCCGATCACACGGACTTCGGCCCCGTGGCCATGGTCGGCGGCACGCCGGTGACCCGGACGTTCACGGTCACGAACAGCGGGTACGGGACGCTGACGCTGGGGACGGTGACCACCAGCGGGACGCACGCGGCGGACTTCGTGGTGACCAGTCAGCCGGCGTCTTCGCTGGCGGCCGGCGCAACCACGACGTTCCAGGTCCAGTTCACGCCGTCGGC
- a CDS encoding type II toxin-antitoxin system HicB family antitoxin gives MKFIATLERDEDGMWVAECPSIPGCVSQGTTREEALANIQEAIEACLEVRAERGMPLTIETRQVEVTV, from the coding sequence ATGAAATTCATCGCCACACTGGAGAGGGACGAGGACGGGATGTGGGTAGCCGAATGCCCGTCCATCCCCGGCTGCGTCAGCCAGGGGACCACGCGGGAGGAAGCGCTGGCCAACATCCAGGAGGCCATCGAAGCCTGCCTGGAGGTCCGCGCCGAACGCGGCATGCCGCTGACGATCGAAACCCGGCAGGTCGAAGTCACCGTATAA